Proteins encoded together in one Tripterygium wilfordii isolate XIE 37 chromosome 14, ASM1340144v1, whole genome shotgun sequence window:
- the LOC120015481 gene encoding protein EMSY-LIKE 3-like, which yields MDYEPYDSSGTDDDLPPSHQNRIPRGGRIVGNGRSIVGSAPYRRMYGETDMETQIHQLEQEAYSSVLRAFKAQADAITWEKESLITELRKELRLSNEEHRELLARVNADDTIRRIREWRQSGGHQPGMLGTGQAVHDSMPSPTVSVSRKKQKLAQSVQSQSFGGPSPAFHAQAVAGSHQPSSSTAKRGSTTGSKGKKQKPGIPGASSKSIAYPPSGPIGRGQVNRVSAGAAPVGTGFDPLIGRKVRTRWPDDNSFYEAVITDYNPVEGRHALVYDMHTQKETWEWVNLSEISPGDIQWVGEDPGISRRGYGGSGHGMNRGTGRDGVPGSGRGRGVPKGHSRKDLLPSQNGVGKKAPDDIQILHTDTLIKEVERVFGARPPDPLEVEKAKNVLKEHEQALIDAISRLTDLSDGESDEGGPQYSRGHSMG from the exons ATGGACTACGAGCCCTACGACAGTAGCG GCACAGATGATGATCTTCCTCCATCACATCAGAACAGAATACCTAGAGGGGGGCGAATAGTGGGTAATGGAAGATCTATCGTAGGTTCTGCTCCGTACCGTAGGATGTATGGTGAAACTGATATGGAGACGCAAATCCACCAACTTGAGCAAGAAGCATACAGTTCAGTTCTCAGAGCCTTTAAAGCTCAAGCTGATGCCATTACTTGG GAGAAGGAAAGTTTGATAACTGAActtcggaaagagttgagaTTATCGAATGAGGAGCACAGAGAGCTTCTGGCCCGAGTAAATGCCGATGACACAATACGAAGGATAAG GGAGTGGAGACAATCCGGTGGGCATCAACCTGGCATGCTTGGTACTGGTCAAGCAGTTCATGATTCAATGCCTAGTCCGACTGTCTCCGTATCTCGCAAGAAACAGAAGTTAGCTCAGTCAGTTCAATCACAATCGTTTGGTGGACCATCTCCAGCGTTTCATGCCCAAGCTGTTGCTGGTTCTCACCAACCATCTTCATCAACTGCTAAGCGAGGATCTACCACTGGTTCGAAAGGAAAGAAGCAAAAACCG GGTATTCCCGGTGCATCTTCGAAGTCTATTGCTTATCCTCCCTCTGGTCCAATTGGAAGGGGTCAAGTTAATCGGGTATCTGCAGGAGCTGCTCCCGTAGGAACTGGGTTTGACCCATTGATTGGCAGGAAAGTGAGAACTCGTTGGCCTGATGACAATAGCTTTTATGAAGCTGTTATAACCGACTACAATCCTGTTGAG GGACGGCATGCTCTGGTCTATGATATGCATACTCAAAAGGAGACATGGGAATGGGTTAATCTCTCAGAG ATATCTCCTGGGGATATACAATGGGTGGGTGAGGACCCTGGAATATCTCGTCGAGGTTATGGTGGATCAGGTCATGGGATGAATAGAGGTACAGGCCGTGATGGAGTTCCAGGGTCAGGAAGAGGTAGAGGTGTTCCGAAAGGTCATTCCAGGAAAGATTTATTGCCATCGCAGAATGGCGTTGGGAAGAAAGCACCGGATGATATACAAATTCTTCACACAGATACTCTGATCAAGGAG GTGGAGAGGGTATTTGGTGCCAGACCCCCAGATCCTCTTGAGGTTGAGAAAGCGAAGAACGTGCTGAAG GAGCATGAGCAAGCACTTATTGATGCAATTTCAAGGCTTACAGATCTATCCGATGGTGAAAGTG ATGAGGGTGGTCCTCAGTACTCGCGTGGGCATTCCATGGGTTGA
- the LOC120014702 gene encoding S-norcoclaurine synthase 1-like → MYESYDSHFLSFSFIFSLTKHLVILSEAMVEVQSLQVPNVQELATQGLKSVPTRYVRDDIDGINPIPSHQTLGVPLIDMTKLVNPDDQEIELQRFYAACKDWGVFQIKNHGIPDESLRNMRNQVREFFNLPLQEKKRCAQRPGGLEGYGQVFVTSQDQKLEWNDMLFLKTLPTQIRSLDLWPQNPPRFRETLEDYSENMKRVGVSLMKLMARGLQLEEEKLSDPFENGLYEVKMICYPPCPEPDRVLGIKSHSDICGITILLDCGETPGLQALKDGNWVPVEPIEGAAVVIVGNILEIMSNGVYKSSEHRAVVNKLKERQSVVTFCYPDSSVKIGPVEQLTTDHARTPALYKTVTFEEYCKIFFDRVLSKGEFDGSFIDALKM, encoded by the exons ATGTATGAGTCCTATGATTCTCACTTTCTCtcgttttctttcattttctcacTAACCAAACACCTGGTAATTTTATCAGAGGCAATGGTCGAAGTTCAATCTCTTCAAGTTCCAAATGTACAGGAGCTTGCAACACAAGGCCTCAAGAGTGTGCCTACTAGGTACGTACGAGATGACATAGACGGCATCAACCCCATTCCCTCCCATCAAACCCTTGGTGTACCGTTGATCGACATGACTAAGTTGGTCAACCCGGATGATCAAGAGATTGAGCTTCAAAGATTTTACGCTGCATGTAAAGATTGGGGTGTTTTTCAG ATTAAAAACCATGGAATTCCTGATGAATCCTTGAGAAATATGAGGAACCAAGTTAGAGAATTCTTCAATCTTCCATTacaagagaagaaaagatgTGCACAGAGACCTGGAGGTCTTGAAGGGTATGGTCAAGTATTTGTAACTTCACAAGATCAAAAGCTTGAATGGAATGACATGCTCTTCCTCAAAACTCTCCCTACTCAGATCAGAAGTCTTGATCTGTGGCCCCAGAACCCTCCTAGATTCAG GGAGACTTTGGAGGATTATTCTGAAAACATGAAACGAGTTGGTGTTTCATTGATGAAACTAATGGCTAGAGGGCTTcaacttgaagaagaaaaactcTCCGATCCATTCGAAAACGGGTTATACGAGGTGAAGATGATCTGCTATCCTCCATGTCCGGAACCAGATCGAGTTCTTGGGATTAAATCGCACTCTGACATATGTGGAATCACCATCTTGCTCGACTGCGGCGAGACGCCAGGATTACAGGCCCTCAAAGATGGAAACTGGGTGCCTGTTGAACCGATTGAAGGCGCTGCTGTTGTTATTGTTGGCAACATTTTGGAGATAATGAGCAATGGAGTTTATAAATCATCGGAACATAGAGCAGTGGTGAACAAACTGAAGGAGAGACAGTCAGTTGTCACTTTCTGCTATCCAGATTCATCTGTCAAGATTGGACCTGTTGAACAACTTACTACTGATCATGCAAGAACCCCAGCTCTATACAAGACTGTCACATTTGAAGAGTATTGCAAGATTTTCTTTGATCGAGTTCTTTCTAAAGGAGAATTTGATGGttctttcattgatgctctgaAAATGTGA
- the LOC120014547 gene encoding nucleolar protein 10 isoform X1 — translation MAYQGDTLKSTSINGVKVYTISSQNRSAATWLPPKKQRALRKNINYQRRMELIQDLRFETATTKIKATPDGEFVIASGIYPPQIKVYELRQLSLKFERHFDSEIIDFQILADDYSKLAFLCSDRSICLHAKYGKHHTLRIPRMGRDIEYDCWSCDLLCAASSPELYRINLEQGRFMSSLTSQSSALNVVCRSKLHGLVACGGEDGVVECFDMRMRSSVGRINAVRTAGDIDEEVTALEFDGEGGFLMGVGSSGGKVLLYDLRSSHPLRVKDHMYGSAILDIKWHRTLNSERPKLISTDSHVVRIWDPETGDGMTSIEPAADNKINDICVFKDSGLMLLALDNSQIPSFFVPALGPTPKWCASLENLTEEMEEDAQAIIYDNFKFLTKEDLEKLNLTNLVGTNLLTAVMHGFFIDNRLYKKALELANPFDYEKYLEQRKKEKLDAERASRITIKRKLPKVNRILAARILEDEEKENEKKEGDDLEIKKKSKKKKGLSSEDLKDERFTAMFKNKDFQIDEKSQEYISLHPVPAKTQPSLVDEHFEPIEEDEDQSLSDSDADALSSEEEPENDKRVVKKKSRGPRLYEVKDERHAEAFWNSESLAKEDSLPLGERIARLQGDQRASGISNNVKFGPGGSREISFATKSSAKYREDEEDEEPYHGKRGVQSLGLKPDRSGFGGRGRGGGRGRGGGRGRGGGRGRGRGGGQSRGGSRGRGRRGRH, via the exons ATGGCGTATCAGGGAGATACCCTGAAGTCGACCTCCATTAATGGAGTGAAGGTGTACACAATTTCATCACAGAATCGCTCCGCCGCCACTTGGCTCCCGCCCAAGAAGCAGAGAGCTCTTCGCAAGAATATAA ATTATCAGCGGAGGATGGAGTTGATTCAAGATTTAAGGTTTGAAACTGCGACTACCAAAATCAAGGCAACTCCTGATGGGGAGTTTGTTATTGCATCAG GAATATACCCACCACAAATCAAAGTATACGAGCTAAGGCAACtgtctttgaaatttgaaaggcACTTCGACTCGGAGATAATTGATTTTCAG ATATTGGCCGATGACTATTCGAAGTTAGCTTTTTTATGTTCCGACCGCTCTATTTGTCTGCATGCAAAATATGGAAAGCACCACACTTTACGGATTCCAAG GATGGGAAGGGATATTGAATATGATTGCTGGTCCTGTGACTTGCTTTGTGCTGCCTCATCTCCAGAGTTATACAGAATTAATTTAGAGCAG GGGCGATTTATGTCCTCGCTTACCTCACAATCATCAGCCCTAAATGTAGTTTGCCGAAG TAAGCTTCATGGGCTAGTTGCTTGTGGTGGTGAGGATGGTGTGGTTGAATGTTTTGACATGAGGATGAGATCTTCGGTCGGCAGAATTAATGCTGTTAGAACTGCTGGTGATATTGATGAG GAGGTCACTGCACTAGAGTTTGATGGGGAGGGAGGGTTCCTCATGGGTGTTGGAAGTAGTGGGGGCAAG GTACTTCTGTATGACTTGCGGTCCTCACATCCTTTACGAGTTAAGGACCATAT GTATGGCAGTGCCATATTGGACATCAAGTGGCATCGGACACTTAATTCTGAACGACCAAAGTTAATTAGTACAGATAGTCATGTTGTTAGAATATGGGATCCTGAGACG GGAGATGGTATGACCAGCATTGAACCAGCAGCTGACAATAAGATAAATGATATATGTGTGTTTAAGGACAGTGGTTTGATGCTGCTTGCTTTAGACAATAGTCAGATACCATCTTTCTTTGTACCTGCACTGGGCCCTACTCCAAAGTGGTGTGCTTCTTTGGAAAATCTAACG GAAGAGATGGAGGAGGATGCACAGGCCATCATTTAtgacaattttaaatttttaacaaAAGAAGATCTGGAGAAATTGAATCTGACAAATCTTGTGGGCACCAATCTTCTTACAGCGGTCATGCATGGCTTCTTCATCGATAATCGGTTGTATAAGAAA GCCCTCGAACTGGCGAAtccttttgattatgaaaagtACTTAGAGCAacggaaaaaggaaaaattggATGCTGAACGTGCGTCTCGAATCACG ataaagaggaaattgcCAAAGGTTAACCGGATTCTTGCAGCTCGTATTCTTGAAGATGAGGAAAAAGAGAATGAGAAGAAAGAGGGTGATGACttggaaataaagaaaaagtccaagaaaaagaaaggactTAGCAGTGAGGATCTCAAAGACGAGCGATTTACTGCAATGTTTAAAAATAAG GACTTTCAAATTGATGAGAAATCGCAAGAGTATATATCTTTACATCCTGTGCCTGCCAAGACACAACCATCTTTGGTGGATGAACATTTTGAACCTATagaagaggatgaagatcaGAGTCTGAGTGAttctgatgcagatgctctgtCATCAGAAGAAGAGCCAGAAAATGATAAGAGGGTAGTGAAAAAGAAGTCCCGGGGTCCTAG ATTGTATGAAGTCAAAGATGAGAGGCATGCAGAGGCATTTTGGAACAGTGAGTCACTTGCAAAGGAGGATTCTCTTCCTTTGGGGGAGAGAATAGCACGTCTACAAGGTGATCAGAGGGCTTCCGGTATCTCCAATAATGTGAAGTTTGGACCAGGTGGATCGCGAGAGATTTCCTTTGCGACTAAAAGTTCAGCCAAGTACAGGGAggatgaggaagatgaagaaCCATATCATGGCAAGAGGGGTGTCCAATCATTAGGGTTGAAGCCAGATAGATCTGGCTTCGGGGGTCGGGGCCGTGGTGGTGGTCGGGGTCGTGGTGGTGGTCGAGGTCGTGGAGGTGGCCGTGGCCGTGGCCGTGGTGGGGGACAAAGTCGGGGAGGAAGTCGTGGGAGGGGCAGAAGAGGCCGTCACTGA
- the LOC120014547 gene encoding nucleolar protein 10 isoform X2, whose translation MGRDIEYDCWSCDLLCAASSPELYRINLEQGRFMSSLTSQSSALNVVCRSKLHGLVACGGEDGVVECFDMRMRSSVGRINAVRTAGDIDEEVTALEFDGEGGFLMGVGSSGGKVLLYDLRSSHPLRVKDHMYGSAILDIKWHRTLNSERPKLISTDSHVVRIWDPETGDGMTSIEPAADNKINDICVFKDSGLMLLALDNSQIPSFFVPALGPTPKWCASLENLTEEMEEDAQAIIYDNFKFLTKEDLEKLNLTNLVGTNLLTAVMHGFFIDNRLYKKALELANPFDYEKYLEQRKKEKLDAERASRITIKRKLPKVNRILAARILEDEEKENEKKEGDDLEIKKKSKKKKGLSSEDLKDERFTAMFKNKDFQIDEKSQEYISLHPVPAKTQPSLVDEHFEPIEEDEDQSLSDSDADALSSEEEPENDKRVVKKKSRGPRLYEVKDERHAEAFWNSESLAKEDSLPLGERIARLQGDQRASGISNNVKFGPGGSREISFATKSSAKYREDEEDEEPYHGKRGVQSLGLKPDRSGFGGRGRGGGRGRGGGRGRGGGRGRGRGGGQSRGGSRGRGRRGRH comes from the exons ATGGGAAGGGATATTGAATATGATTGCTGGTCCTGTGACTTGCTTTGTGCTGCCTCATCTCCAGAGTTATACAGAATTAATTTAGAGCAG GGGCGATTTATGTCCTCGCTTACCTCACAATCATCAGCCCTAAATGTAGTTTGCCGAAG TAAGCTTCATGGGCTAGTTGCTTGTGGTGGTGAGGATGGTGTGGTTGAATGTTTTGACATGAGGATGAGATCTTCGGTCGGCAGAATTAATGCTGTTAGAACTGCTGGTGATATTGATGAG GAGGTCACTGCACTAGAGTTTGATGGGGAGGGAGGGTTCCTCATGGGTGTTGGAAGTAGTGGGGGCAAG GTACTTCTGTATGACTTGCGGTCCTCACATCCTTTACGAGTTAAGGACCATAT GTATGGCAGTGCCATATTGGACATCAAGTGGCATCGGACACTTAATTCTGAACGACCAAAGTTAATTAGTACAGATAGTCATGTTGTTAGAATATGGGATCCTGAGACG GGAGATGGTATGACCAGCATTGAACCAGCAGCTGACAATAAGATAAATGATATATGTGTGTTTAAGGACAGTGGTTTGATGCTGCTTGCTTTAGACAATAGTCAGATACCATCTTTCTTTGTACCTGCACTGGGCCCTACTCCAAAGTGGTGTGCTTCTTTGGAAAATCTAACG GAAGAGATGGAGGAGGATGCACAGGCCATCATTTAtgacaattttaaatttttaacaaAAGAAGATCTGGAGAAATTGAATCTGACAAATCTTGTGGGCACCAATCTTCTTACAGCGGTCATGCATGGCTTCTTCATCGATAATCGGTTGTATAAGAAA GCCCTCGAACTGGCGAAtccttttgattatgaaaagtACTTAGAGCAacggaaaaaggaaaaattggATGCTGAACGTGCGTCTCGAATCACG ataaagaggaaattgcCAAAGGTTAACCGGATTCTTGCAGCTCGTATTCTTGAAGATGAGGAAAAAGAGAATGAGAAGAAAGAGGGTGATGACttggaaataaagaaaaagtccaagaaaaagaaaggactTAGCAGTGAGGATCTCAAAGACGAGCGATTTACTGCAATGTTTAAAAATAAG GACTTTCAAATTGATGAGAAATCGCAAGAGTATATATCTTTACATCCTGTGCCTGCCAAGACACAACCATCTTTGGTGGATGAACATTTTGAACCTATagaagaggatgaagatcaGAGTCTGAGTGAttctgatgcagatgctctgtCATCAGAAGAAGAGCCAGAAAATGATAAGAGGGTAGTGAAAAAGAAGTCCCGGGGTCCTAG ATTGTATGAAGTCAAAGATGAGAGGCATGCAGAGGCATTTTGGAACAGTGAGTCACTTGCAAAGGAGGATTCTCTTCCTTTGGGGGAGAGAATAGCACGTCTACAAGGTGATCAGAGGGCTTCCGGTATCTCCAATAATGTGAAGTTTGGACCAGGTGGATCGCGAGAGATTTCCTTTGCGACTAAAAGTTCAGCCAAGTACAGGGAggatgaggaagatgaagaaCCATATCATGGCAAGAGGGGTGTCCAATCATTAGGGTTGAAGCCAGATAGATCTGGCTTCGGGGGTCGGGGCCGTGGTGGTGGTCGGGGTCGTGGTGGTGGTCGAGGTCGTGGAGGTGGCCGTGGCCGTGGCCGTGGTGGGGGACAAAGTCGGGGAGGAAGTCGTGGGAGGGGCAGAAGAGGCCGTCACTGA